The nucleotide sequence GGCCAAAGGGCCTCAAGTAGCTGGCACTGCAATTTCGTCACGGACCTGACATCCTCCTGCCGTCGTAACGTTTTTATGTCCGGGTGTCGCCGGATGACGCCCGTCGCTGTGCAGGGGCTGTCCAGTAAGATACGGTCAAAACACTTCTTATTCCACCACTTAGATGGATGGCTGGCGTCGCCCAGTACGATCTCCGGGGTTTGCCGACATCGCCTGAGCGTCTCCTCAAGGAGCTGCATCCGTTCCCTATCGGCCTCAAGCGCCGTCAGGGAACCAATGGCAGGCTCCGTCTCAAGGATATGGGTGGTTTTGCCGCCCGGGGCGGCGCAGGCGTCAAGCACATGCTGCCCGGGCTTCAGTTCCAATAGCGGTACCGCGAGCTGAGCGGCCGCGTCCTGAACAGAGACCCGGCCCGACTCAAAACCGGGCAGCTCGCGAACCGCGACCGGCGCTTCCAGCACGATGGCATCAGGCGCATGCGCTGCGAGCCTCCCTTCGAAGCCTGAACGCGCCAGTTCGCTCAAATAGGCGTCGCGGGCGCACTGCTGGCGGTTCACACGTAGCGTGAGCGGGGGACGTTGGTTGTTGGCCTCAGCGATCTGTTGCCAATCGTCGGGCCAGGCGGTCCGGAACGCATCTAGAAGCCATTGGGGGTGTGCATAAAGGGCTTCAGACGATTGCGCAAGCTTTATTAGTAAGCGATCACTCTCTCTCAGATATCGGCGGAGGATAGCATTGATAAGCGGGCCTGCCCATGGCTTGGTGAGGAGTTGGGCCGCTTCTACGGTCGCTGAGACGGCGGCATGGGCGGGTGTCTGCAGCTCGTCAAGCTGATAGAGCCCGATCAGCAAGAGGGCGCGAACGTCCAAGTCTTTTGGCTTCAAAGGCCGATCGAGCAGCAGGCCCAACAGAAAATCCAGACGCGGCAACCAACGCAACACCCCATAACAAAGTTCCTGCGTAAATGCGCGTTCCCGGGTGTCCGGCACGGGCGTGAGATATCGTGACAATGTGCTCGACAAGGAGCGGCCTTGGCCCATGACCTCAGCGAGGATACGTGCAGCGACCGCGCGCGCAGCCGACGGCTGGAGGGAGGTGCGACCCGGTTGAGAAACCTCTGTGCGCTCAGCTGTCACCGTAAGCCTCAATCCAGCCTTATCTCGCCGGGGTGGCAAAGTCCGGATGGGCGTTCAGAAAGTCCCGTGCCGAGATGGGTCGCTTTCCCGGCACTTGCACCGTGACGAGCCGCACGACGCCATCACCCGCAGCCACATCGATGCCTGCCATGGATGTGCCGATGACAGTCCCCGGTGGCAGTTTGTGTGTCTTATCAAGCGCTGTGGCCTCCCAGACCCGCAGGTCGAGGGTGTTGAGTGTGGTATGGGCGACTGGCTTCGGGTTGAACGCCCGTATCATTCTCTCGATCTCCGCTGCCGGTTGTGCCCAATCAAGTTCAGCCTCTGATTGGGTGATCTTGTTCGCATAGGTCGCAAGGCGCTCGTCCTGGGGCATTGGGCGTATGGCGCCGGCAGCGTAGTGGTCTAGCGTCCGGATTAGACACTCAGCGGCGCGTTGGGCGAGCCGGTCGTGCAGCGATTTCCCGGTGTCATAGGGGCGGATAGCAACCCGGGCCTGCGCCAGGATCGGCCCTGTGTCCAACTCTTCGTCCATCTGCATGATGGTGATCCCGGTCTCCGTGTCGCCTGCCAGAATGGCACGCTGAATGGGGGCGGCGCCGCGCCAACGCGGCAATAAGGAGGCATGCACGTTGATGCACCCATGCTGCGGTGCATCAAGTACAGGCCGGGGTACGATCAGGCCGTAGGCCACCACAACCATGAGGTCAAGCGCGGCCAGTTGCTCTTCAATGACCTTTTCTCGCAGGGTTTTGGGTTGATACAGCGGCAGGGCACGGGATGTTGCCAGCGCCTTAACGGGGCTGATGCGCAAGTGCCGTCCGCGCCCCGCCGGGCGGTCGGGCTGCGTGTAGACAACTGCAATCTCGTGTGGGCTCTCTTCAATCAGCGCCCACAATATGGCAGCGGCGAATTCGGGAGTGCCTGCGAATGCAAGACGTAAGGCCCGCTGGCTCACAAGACCTGGCGCGGCAACTGATCCCTCTTGCCCAGTTTCTTCCGAATGCGTTGGCGCTTTAAGGCCGAGAGGTAGTCAATAAACAACGTCCCGTTGAGATGGTCTATCTCATGCTGGATGCAGACCGCAAGCAGCCCATCCGCATCGAGTTCAAATGGCTCACCGTTCAGATTCATTGCCTGCACGGTGACCTTTTCTGCGCGCTCCACGAGTTCAAATACGCCGGGAACGGACAGGCACCCCTCTTCCATCTGTTCAACCCCATCACGCCGCACGATCTCGGGGTTGATAAAATACAGGGGGCTGTTCTTCTCCTCGGAAATGTCAATGACCACGACTTGCTTGCTGACGTTTACCTGGGTTGCGGCCAAACCGATGCCCACAGCGTGATACATGGTTTCCAGCATGTCGGCTGCAAGGGAGCGGATCTCGTCGGTGACCGCTGCGACGGCCTCGGCCCTGTTTCGAAGGCGCGGATCGGGGTAGTGCAAAATGTCGAGTATGGCCATTCTGGCGCCGTTTTTGCTGGGGATCTGGCTATTAACCCACTGATAGTATATAGGAAAATCGGATCCTGCTGGCAATGGTGCGGCCATTGGAGGTCGCCGTCAATTTCTGCTAGACTTTTTGCGAAACCACATTAAAGTCTTACCGTAAGGGTATTGACATGTCGAATAAAAACCTCTTGGCACTGGTGGCCGCGTTGGTGGCTCTGCCGATTGTCGCGGCGACACCCGAGTTAGATCCGAATCACCCGGACCGGTATGTGGTTCAAAAGGGGGATACGCTTTGGGACATTTCCGATCTGTTCCTTGTTGACCCCTGGCTCTGGCCTGAGATCTGGCAAGTTAATCCCCAGATCGAGAATCCACACCGCATTTATCCCGGCGATGTGATCTCTTTGACCTATGAAGATGGGCGCCCGATTCTGCGTGTTGAGCGGCGGGAGGTGGCTGCGCCCGGGGTGGCCCGGGTTGAGGGGCGGGATGTGAAATTGTCCCCGAGCATTCGTTCGATCGAGCGTGAGAGGGCTATCCCGACCATTCCTTTGGACGCGATCAGGCAGTTTCTAACTCACCCATTGGTGCTCACCGATGATGTGTTGGACGGCGCGCCCTACGTCGTATCCAGTTATGAGCAACACCTGATTGCGGGCGCCGGTGACACGGTCTACGTGCGGGGCCTCGAAGATGATGGGCAGACTCGCTATGGCGTCTACCGGAAAGGTGCGCCTTTACGAAATCCGGGCGCTAGGGAGGAAGACGTCCTTGGATACCAAGCGGTGTACGTGGCCGATGGCGTACTGACCCGCCATGGCGATCCCGCTAGCGTGTTTATCACCCAGTCAGATCGTGAAATCTTGGTGGGTGACAGGGTCCTTCCCGTCGTGGAAGAGGGTTCGTTCAGCGCCGCTTTCATGCCCCACGCGCCACAGTATGCGGTTGAAGGGAATATCATTTCTGTCCTTGATGGCGTTTCGCAGATTGGCCAGTACCAAATCGTTGCATTGAATGTTGGGCAAAATGATGGTGTTGATGTGGGCACGGTGCTCCGTATCTATCAGAGTGGGCAGGTGGTGCGTGACTACGGTGGCAAGCGCCAAGAAAGGCAGCGGGCGATCGAATTTGAACACGAGCCGGCCCCGGTTGACAGTTTGCTGGCGAATGTGTTTAACGATTTACACGATAATTGGCGCGCTTTCATAAATATGGGTGAAAGAGGCTCTGTTGAAGTGGAATTGCCTGAGGAGCCAGCCGGGGTGTTAATGGTCTTCCGGACCTTCGACCGAGTCAGTTATGGGCTCATAATGGCGGCCACAACGCCTATCCATATCTACGATACGGTGCGAAATCCGTAGGCGGAAGTGCGCGTGTGTGGCACGGACGCGCACCGCTTGAATCTCAACATAGCTAATGTCACTGCCGTTGCAAGGCGCCGACGAGCGCCGCTACTGGCTTGCATTACACCGGGCGCCCGGCATCGGTGCGCTGACCTTTAGACGACTGCTGGCGCAGTTTAACACCGCCCGTGATATCTTGGGCGCCGAGCGTTCAGCGTTACAGGCGTGCGGCATAAAGGGCGATTCCCTCGATTATTTGAAGCGCCCTGACTGGACCCGTGTCGATGCGGATCTCGAGTGGCTCGCCGCTCCCGGACGCCACCTGTTGACGCTTGCCGACGATGCCTATCCGCTACTCTTGCGGGAACTTCCCGATCCGCCGCCCGTCTTGTTTATCGAAGGTGAGCCCGGAGTCCTTTCGAGCATTCAGTTGGCCATCGTCGGCAGCCGGAATCCAAGTGCCGGCGGCAGAGAGACTGCCTATCAGTTTGCCAAGGAACTTGCTTCCATCGGCGTGACGGTAACCAGCGGCCTTGCGCTTGGAATCGATGCAGCAAGTCACCAAGGTGCCTTGGCCGGCAATGGCGTCACCGTCGCCGTTGCGGGGACGAGCCTTGACCGGGTATATCCTGCAAAACATAAGGACCTTGCTCACCGCATAGCTGAGAGCGGTGCACTCGTGTCAGAATTTCCGCGGGGTACGGCTGCGCACGCGGAGAACTTTCCTCGCAGGAATCGCGTCATCAGCGGGTTAAGTGTGGGTACGTTGGTGGTTGAAGCGGCAAAGAGAAGTGGATCCCTTATTACGGCGCGCCATGCCATGGACCAAGGCAGGGAAGTCTTTGCCATACCCGGATCGATTCATAGTCCTCTTGCGCGTGGTTGCCACGCCTTGATTCGCCAAGGTGCTAAGCTGGTGGAGACAGTGCAAGATATTTTGGAAGAGCTAGGACCGCTTGCACAGGTGGTTACATCATCGCCTAAACTGTCTGAGGATATTAACAATGTTAAAGACGAACTCGATGCGGAATACAAACGTTTGCTGGAGAATGTGGGCTATGAGCCTACGTCTGTTGATACGCTTGTTGAACGAACCGGATTGACGGTCAATGTGGTTTCATCCATGCTGTTGATTTTGGAACTGCGTGGTTATATTACTTCTCAGCCGGGCGGAACATACGCCCGCAGTGCATTGAGGGGCTAAAATGAAGGAAACCGTGCTTGACGTTCTGATGTATCTCTTCGAAAATTATATTGAAGATGAAATTGAATTTGCGCCTGACGAGGCATCCCTTAAGTTGGAGCTAGAAGACGCTGGTTTTGGAGATGTGCAGGTCAACATGGCGTTTGATTGGCTGGAAAGTTTGGCTGAGCAAAAAGAAAACTTGCTTACACAGAAACTGTCAGACACCCCGTCGGTGCGGATCTTTACTGACAAGGAAAAGGAAAGGCTTGACGTTGAGTGCCGCGGGTTCCTAGTGTTCTTAGAGCAGGTCGGCGTGTTGGATGCGCACGATCGAGAGCTTGTGGTTGATCGGGTGATGGCCTTGGGGACGGATGAAATTGACCTTGGACAATTAAAGTGGGTGATATTAATGGTGCTGTTTAATCAGCCGGGTAAGGAGGCCGCTTTTACTTGGATGGAAGACATTGTTTTAGATGATCTGGGCGGGACTGTGCACTAATAGCCGCGGGGGCCGCGAATGGCTCAGAGACGCTTTATCCGCGCCTCCTTTGTTTGAGGGAATTAATCAATCTCAGCGAATCTTGAGTATCCATGAGTAAAAATCTGGTCATTGTGGAATCGCCTGCTAAGGCGAGAACCATTCAGCGATATCTTGGCAAGGACTACGAGGTGCTCGCGTCCTATGGGCATGTGAGGGACTTGTTGCCCAAAGAAGGTGCCGTAGACACGGAGAATAGCTTCGTGATGCACTATGAAATTATTGAGAAAAATGCAAAGTCGATTGATGCGATCACTCGCGCCATGAAGAAAGCCGATGCGCTTTACTTGGCAACGGACCTGGACCGGGAAGGAGAGGCAATTTCGTGGCACGTCTGTGAAGTTTTGAAAGAGAGAAATGTTCTCGATAGCAAAACTGTACACCGTGTCGTTTTTCACGAGATAACCAAGGATGCGATTGATGAGGCGATTCAACATCCCCGCGACATCTCCATGGATCTCGTGAACGCCCAGCAGGCCCGCCGTGCTTTGGACTTTCTAGTCGGCTTCAATTTGTCTCCCCTATTGTGGAAAAAGGTGCGGCGTGGCCTCTCGGCGGGCCGTGTACAAAGCCCGGCGTTGCGCTTGATCGTGGAACGCGAAGAGGAGATCGAAAAGTTCAAAGCGCGCGAGTATTGGTCTATCGAAGCCGATGTCAAACATGAGGCCGTCGCATTTATTGCAAAGCTTGTGCGCTATCAGAATGAGAAGCTAACCCAATTTGCAATCACCA is from Gammaproteobacteria bacterium and encodes:
- the rsmB gene encoding 16S rRNA (cytosine(967)-C(5))-methyltransferase RsmB, translating into MTAERTEVSQPGRTSLQPSAARAVAARILAEVMGQGRSLSSTLSRYLTPVPDTRERAFTQELCYGVLRWLPRLDFLLGLLLDRPLKPKDLDVRALLLIGLYQLDELQTPAHAAVSATVEAAQLLTKPWAGPLINAILRRYLRESDRLLIKLAQSSEALYAHPQWLLDAFRTAWPDDWQQIAEANNQRPPLTLRVNRQQCARDAYLSELARSGFEGRLAAHAPDAIVLEAPVAVRELPGFESGRVSVQDAAAQLAVPLLELKPGQHVLDACAAPGGKTTHILETEPAIGSLTALEADRERMQLLEETLRRCRQTPEIVLGDASHPSKWWNKKCFDRILLDSPCTATGVIRRHPDIKTLRRQEDVRSVTKLQCQLLEALWPLLTSTGKLLYATCSVLAEENDAQIEHFLRQHPDARLQTIQASWGRPTRVGRQILPGEDDMDGFFYACLQKA
- the fmt gene encoding methionyl-tRNA formyltransferase — its product is MSQRALRLAFAGTPEFAAAILWALIEESPHEIAVVYTQPDRPAGRGRHLRISPVKALATSRALPLYQPKTLREKVIEEQLAALDLMVVVAYGLIVPRPVLDAPQHGCINVHASLLPRWRGAAPIQRAILAGDTETGITIMQMDEELDTGPILAQARVAIRPYDTGKSLHDRLAQRAAECLIRTLDHYAAGAIRPMPQDERLATYANKITQSEAELDWAQPAAEIERMIRAFNPKPVAHTTLNTLDLRVWEATALDKTHKLPPGTVIGTSMAGIDVAAGDGVVRLVTVQVPGKRPISARDFLNAHPDFATPAR
- the def gene encoding peptide deformylase → MAILDILHYPDPRLRNRAEAVAAVTDEIRSLAADMLETMYHAVGIGLAATQVNVSKQVVVIDISEEKNSPLYFINPEIVRRDGVEQMEEGCLSVPGVFELVERAEKVTVQAMNLNGEPFELDADGLLAVCIQHEIDHLNGTLFIDYLSALKRQRIRKKLGKRDQLPRQVL
- a CDS encoding LysM peptidoglycan-binding domain-containing protein is translated as MSNKNLLALVAALVALPIVAATPELDPNHPDRYVVQKGDTLWDISDLFLVDPWLWPEIWQVNPQIENPHRIYPGDVISLTYEDGRPILRVERREVAAPGVARVEGRDVKLSPSIRSIERERAIPTIPLDAIRQFLTHPLVLTDDVLDGAPYVVSSYEQHLIAGAGDTVYVRGLEDDGQTRYGVYRKGAPLRNPGAREEDVLGYQAVYVADGVLTRHGDPASVFITQSDREILVGDRVLPVVEEGSFSAAFMPHAPQYAVEGNIISVLDGVSQIGQYQIVALNVGQNDGVDVGTVLRIYQSGQVVRDYGGKRQERQRAIEFEHEPAPVDSLLANVFNDLHDNWRAFINMGERGSVEVELPEEPAGVLMVFRTFDRVSYGLIMAATTPIHIYDTVRNP
- the dprA gene encoding DNA-processing protein DprA; the encoded protein is MSLPLQGADERRYWLALHRAPGIGALTFRRLLAQFNTARDILGAERSALQACGIKGDSLDYLKRPDWTRVDADLEWLAAPGRHLLTLADDAYPLLLRELPDPPPVLFIEGEPGVLSSIQLAIVGSRNPSAGGRETAYQFAKELASIGVTVTSGLALGIDAASHQGALAGNGVTVAVAGTSLDRVYPAKHKDLAHRIAESGALVSEFPRGTAAHAENFPRRNRVISGLSVGTLVVEAAKRSGSLITARHAMDQGREVFAIPGSIHSPLARGCHALIRQGAKLVETVQDILEELGPLAQVVTSSPKLSEDINNVKDELDAEYKRLLENVGYEPTSVDTLVERTGLTVNVVSSMLLILELRGYITSQPGGTYARSALRG
- a CDS encoding DUF494 family protein; its protein translation is MKETVLDVLMYLFENYIEDEIEFAPDEASLKLELEDAGFGDVQVNMAFDWLESLAEQKENLLTQKLSDTPSVRIFTDKEKERLDVECRGFLVFLEQVGVLDAHDRELVVDRVMALGTDEIDLGQLKWVILMVLFNQPGKEAAFTWMEDIVLDDLGGTVH
- the topA gene encoding type I DNA topoisomerase gives rise to the protein MSKNLVIVESPAKARTIQRYLGKDYEVLASYGHVRDLLPKEGAVDTENSFVMHYEIIEKNAKSIDAITRAMKKADALYLATDLDREGEAISWHVCEVLKERNVLDSKTVHRVVFHEITKDAIDEAIQHPRDISMDLVNAQQARRALDFLVGFNLSPLLWKKVRRGLSAGRVQSPALRLIVEREEEIEKFKAREYWSIEADVKHEAVAFIAKLVRYQNEKLTQFAITTADQAQAAKDVLWEAARSHGGDSSLDGQPSEHRLRVSSVDKKKRKRNPVAPFITSTLQQDAARTLGFTAQRTMRTAQQLYEGIEIADGSVGLITYMRTDSVNLAQEAVKELRAFIADQYGFDKLPSQPPKYKTKAKNAQEAHEAIRPTSVRRIPDQVKSQLTSEQLKLYTLIWKRTVACQMIHATIDTMSIDLECGEGNIFRVTGSTVVDPGYMIVYQ